One part of the Thermoflexus sp. genome encodes these proteins:
- a CDS encoding glycosyltransferase, whose protein sequence is MAQTGRLSRIAIVTEIHDKRGKEHEGGSLRLEIHRIWRGGHPAAGLQLLRGLKRAGPRNVWVNFSFGAFGASPVALISILIGLTLAARQGWTMRITAHEASLIDPHAMEPASRILSALFRWLTHLGLIVVPLRADAERLQDCFPGAPIVHIPHGSFYPPHALPEPENPGLLFFGVMAPYKGLAILLEAFQMLRARHPTLTLEIAGAEHPRFPGYINRLQAAYAHRHGIRWQGPVSEEEAERIFARNTLVLLPYLQATGPSSVIYRAAAWGRPIVSSDLPALRATADEAGLVGNWVPPGDPEALAQAIDSMLREASRREQQRQRNLQAIASCTMDRIAEAYLRILEPLPVRSAVPQPLPQENL, encoded by the coding sequence ATGGCCCAAACCGGCCGTCTGTCTCGCATCGCGATCGTAACGGAAATACATGACAAAAGAGGGAAAGAACACGAGGGCGGCTCCCTGCGCCTGGAGATCCATCGGATCTGGCGCGGAGGTCACCCCGCGGCAGGCTTGCAGCTCCTGCGCGGATTGAAGCGCGCGGGGCCCCGGAACGTCTGGGTGAATTTCAGCTTCGGTGCCTTTGGGGCTTCACCCGTCGCCCTGATCTCCATCCTGATCGGGCTCACCCTGGCAGCCCGTCAGGGCTGGACGATGCGGATCACCGCTCATGAGGCAAGCCTGATCGATCCCCATGCGATGGAACCTGCATCCCGCATCCTCAGCGCGCTGTTCCGCTGGCTGACCCACCTGGGTCTCATTGTCGTACCCCTGCGAGCGGATGCCGAGCGGCTGCAGGACTGCTTTCCGGGAGCCCCAATCGTGCATATCCCTCATGGGAGCTTCTACCCGCCCCACGCATTGCCGGAGCCCGAAAACCCTGGCCTGCTCTTCTTCGGGGTCATGGCGCCTTACAAAGGCCTTGCGATCCTGCTGGAAGCCTTCCAGATGCTTCGCGCGCGTCACCCAACCTTGACCCTGGAGATCGCCGGCGCGGAGCATCCGCGGTTCCCCGGCTACATCAACCGCCTTCAGGCCGCTTACGCCCATCGCCATGGAATCCGCTGGCAGGGACCGGTGTCCGAGGAAGAAGCGGAGAGGATCTTCGCCCGGAACACCCTGGTCCTGTTGCCCTATCTGCAGGCGACCGGACCGTCCAGCGTGATCTATCGGGCGGCGGCGTGGGGACGTCCCATCGTGAGCAGCGATCTCCCTGCCCTGCGGGCCACTGCGGACGAAGCGGGGCTGGTCGGAAACTGGGTCCCCCCGGGGGATCCGGAGGCGCTGGCACAGGCCATCGATTCCATGCTCCGGGAGGCCAGCCGGCGGGAGCAGCAACGGCAGCGGAATCTCCAGGCCATCGCCTCCTGCACCATGGACCGGATCGCGGAAGCGTATCTGCGGATCCTGGAGCCCCTCCCGGTTCGATCCGCTGTTCCGCAGCCTCTGCCCCAAGAAAATCTGTAG
- a CDS encoding FG-GAP-like repeat-containing protein codes for MRSLSLARRASQIWIQTAGRIYDAPALADLDQDGELEILIAAEALEVFRSDGHRFPGFPFYAGAAFASRPALGDLNGDGWLEIVIGCDDDQVYALDARGRLLPGWPRRTEGDVYGRPAIVDLDGDGKLEVIAGSDDGRVYVWRADGTPLRGWPQTTQGFVSSSPVVCDLDQDGDLEIIVGSWDGHVHIWKADGNPAPGWPQPAGHFVWSSPTIADLDGDGVLKVVAISDRICVWWPDGTPLPGWPQTLRSFAVASPTLTDLDGDGRVEIVAAADRVYAWRSTGDPLPGFPVDLGTFIWARPEAIDLDQDGKPELLVGGWDGALYALRGNGTLLGAFPLGSPIFAPPLVHRGQSGLEILLGGWNGVLYRLTPEDLETISPSPEKRNQGEWCRMPLRGSLILPEDTPVFVQVDHVPSPRAVLLYHRAEDAIARPIPLIVHRGQWVALFPPLPAGTHGTIYGNQPPMGGPLWDRWTSGFVPVAMQSGGAGAGGSCGGGHGSGGCYPFPASLNGHQPVWPAPVSSHGPNRPSVSHRDRNGNT; via the coding sequence ATGAGGAGCCTTTCTCTCGCACGCCGGGCCTCGCAGATCTGGATCCAAACGGCGGGCCGGATCTATGACGCGCCCGCCCTTGCGGATCTGGATCAGGACGGCGAGCTGGAGATCCTGATCGCCGCCGAGGCTCTCGAGGTTTTCCGGTCGGACGGTCATCGGTTCCCAGGCTTCCCCTTCTACGCTGGAGCGGCTTTCGCCTCGCGACCGGCCCTCGGGGATCTGAACGGAGATGGCTGGCTGGAGATCGTGATCGGATGCGATGATGACCAGGTCTATGCCCTGGACGCCCGGGGGCGGCTCCTTCCAGGATGGCCTCGCCGGACCGAAGGGGACGTCTACGGCCGTCCGGCCATCGTGGATCTGGATGGCGATGGAAAGCTGGAGGTGATCGCCGGATCCGATGATGGCCGCGTCTATGTCTGGCGGGCCGATGGCACCCCGCTGCGGGGCTGGCCCCAGACGACGCAGGGCTTCGTCTCCTCCTCCCCCGTGGTGTGCGATCTGGATCAGGACGGGGATTTGGAGATCATCGTTGGGTCCTGGGATGGCCATGTCCATATCTGGAAAGCGGATGGGAACCCCGCGCCCGGCTGGCCCCAACCGGCCGGGCATTTCGTGTGGTCCTCCCCCACCATCGCCGACCTGGACGGGGATGGCGTGCTCAAAGTGGTTGCCATCTCCGATCGGATCTGCGTCTGGTGGCCGGATGGAACCCCTTTGCCGGGTTGGCCTCAGACCCTGCGCTCGTTCGCGGTCGCCTCGCCAACCCTTACAGACCTCGATGGGGATGGACGCGTGGAGATCGTGGCGGCCGCTGATCGAGTGTATGCATGGCGATCGACCGGGGATCCCCTCCCGGGATTCCCGGTCGACCTGGGGACGTTCATCTGGGCCAGGCCGGAGGCGATCGATCTGGATCAGGATGGAAAACCGGAGCTTCTGGTCGGCGGCTGGGATGGAGCCCTGTATGCCCTTCGAGGGAACGGCACCCTTCTCGGGGCTTTCCCTCTCGGCTCGCCGATCTTCGCTCCACCCCTCGTTCACCGCGGACAATCCGGGCTGGAGATCCTCCTCGGCGGATGGAACGGAGTTCTCTACCGCCTGACGCCGGAGGATCTGGAAACGATAAGCCCTTCCCCGGAGAAAAGAAACCAGGGGGAATGGTGCCGCATGCCCCTGCGGGGCTCCCTGATCCTCCCCGAAGACACTCCCGTCTTCGTGCAGGTGGATCATGTTCCCTCCCCTCGCGCTGTCCTCCTTTATCACCGAGCGGAGGACGCTATCGCCCGCCCGATCCCCCTCATCGTCCACAGGGGGCAATGGGTCGCCCTGTTCCCGCCGCTCCCGGCGGGTACGCATGGGACGATCTATGGGAACCAGCCCCCCATGGGGGGCCCTTTATGGGACCGGTGGACTTCCGGGTTCGTCCCTGTGGCCATGCAATCCGGCGGCGCTGGCGCCGGAGGATCCTGCGGAGGTGGCCATGGATCTGGCGGTTGTTACCCCTTTCCCGCCTCGCTTAACGGGCATCAGCCTGTATGGCCTGCACCTGTGTCGAGCCATGGCCCAAACCGGCCGTCTGTCTCGCATCGCGATCGTAACGGAAATACATGA
- a CDS encoding class I SAM-dependent methyltransferase encodes MSEVARMEHADALYRIIARGFDQIAPAYDERYSAQANPVMAWMRAESWRILRDVLPPGGWVLEIGCGTGEDTRALARAGYRVLATDISPEMLRRARRRAMAAGCDDRIAWVAIPAGHLAALRPPEPFDGAYAGFGALNGEPNLEALAEALAALLRPGAPLILSVIHSWCLLEALRHLLHGRFQAALRGRGTRWTLIPIPGPNGERIAIPMRPLSARILKGVFMPAFRLEWAMAFPLLLPPPSMADLFCRHPILFRSLEALDRKLRARWPWRDGGDHLLMVLRRR; translated from the coding sequence ATGAGCGAGGTCGCACGCATGGAACACGCGGATGCGCTCTACCGGATCATCGCCCGTGGCTTCGATCAGATCGCGCCGGCTTACGACGAGCGTTATAGCGCTCAGGCGAATCCGGTAATGGCCTGGATGCGGGCGGAGAGCTGGAGGATCCTTCGGGATGTTCTCCCACCTGGGGGATGGGTGCTGGAGATCGGGTGCGGGACGGGAGAGGACACCCGGGCGCTGGCCCGGGCTGGCTATCGCGTTCTCGCCACCGATATCTCACCGGAGATGCTCCGTCGCGCCCGCAGGCGGGCGATGGCCGCCGGGTGCGACGATCGGATCGCTTGGGTGGCCATCCCGGCAGGCCATCTGGCCGCTTTGCGGCCACCGGAGCCTTTTGATGGAGCCTATGCCGGTTTCGGAGCCCTGAATGGTGAACCGAACTTGGAGGCGCTGGCGGAAGCCCTCGCCGCCCTTCTCCGCCCGGGAGCCCCTCTGATCCTCTCCGTGATCCATTCGTGGTGCCTGCTGGAAGCCCTCAGACATCTTCTCCACGGCCGTTTCCAGGCTGCCCTCCGCGGCCGTGGCACCCGCTGGACCCTCATCCCTATACCCGGCCCGAACGGGGAACGCATCGCGATCCCCATGCGTCCGCTCTCCGCCCGAATCCTGAAAGGCGTTTTCATGCCTGCCTTCCGCCTCGAGTGGGCGATGGCCTTCCCATTGCTCCTCCCCCCGCCTTCCATGGCCGATCTCTTCTGTCGACACCCAATCCTGTTCCGCTCGCTGGAAGCCCTGGATCGGAAGCTGCGGGCCCGCTGGCCGTGGCGGGATGGAGGAGATCATCTGCTCATGGTCTTGCGCCGCCGATGA
- a CDS encoding B12-binding domain-containing radical SAM protein produces the protein MRPDITLVHPLFIAKDPVERRLMTPYFPLGLMYLAAVLRERGYRVELFDCTFRQDYTEFEDYMRRKRPPVVGITSLITIRRHALILAEIAHHYGATVILGGPDPTGLPERYLGYRGSHGEFPVDIVVFDEGELTIRELADHLFGRAGAPRDLREIPGLRLRGANGQVIATAPRPLINDLDTLPFPARDLVEMEDYRRAWRKAHGYWPLSIINTRGCPYACTWCQKAVFGRTHRTRSPANSAEEMRHLKEVYQPDFLRVVDDITGVNPKWVLQWRDEVLARDAVIPFECLTRVNLASEAMLSALKEIGCRRIYFGAESGSQKVLNAMKKGTKVQQIYEATARCKRLGIETYFFMMVGYPGEELEDLEQSVRLLRETLPDRFSTTIAYPLPGTPFYEQVRDRLMFDSEWNIDWDYTAQNRLLFRREKYDTRFYRWVIRWFQKEWEDARLRAGWQPSFLRRARIRIGLWIARRMVRLLARWPSRPLVRFHPAEGR, from the coding sequence ATGCGCCCGGATATCACACTGGTCCATCCGCTGTTCATCGCCAAGGATCCGGTGGAGCGCCGCCTGATGACGCCTTATTTCCCGCTGGGCCTGATGTATCTGGCTGCCGTTCTGCGGGAGCGGGGCTACCGGGTGGAGCTCTTCGATTGCACCTTCCGGCAGGATTACACGGAGTTCGAGGACTACATGCGCCGGAAGCGCCCGCCGGTCGTCGGGATCACCTCCCTGATCACCATCCGACGCCACGCCCTGATCCTGGCGGAGATCGCTCACCACTACGGCGCCACCGTGATCCTGGGCGGGCCGGATCCCACCGGGCTGCCGGAGCGCTACCTGGGCTATCGGGGGAGCCATGGGGAGTTCCCGGTGGACATCGTAGTCTTCGATGAGGGGGAACTCACGATCCGGGAGCTCGCCGACCATCTCTTCGGGCGGGCGGGAGCCCCGCGAGATCTGCGGGAGATCCCCGGGCTGCGGTTGCGAGGGGCGAACGGGCAGGTGATCGCCACCGCCCCACGGCCGCTCATCAACGATCTGGATACCCTTCCTTTCCCCGCCCGGGACCTGGTGGAGATGGAGGACTATCGGCGTGCCTGGCGGAAGGCGCACGGTTACTGGCCGCTCTCCATCATCAACACCCGGGGATGTCCTTATGCCTGCACCTGGTGCCAGAAGGCCGTTTTCGGAAGGACCCACCGGACGCGCTCTCCGGCAAACTCCGCCGAGGAGATGCGCCATCTGAAGGAAGTGTATCAGCCGGACTTCTTACGGGTGGTAGACGACATCACAGGCGTGAACCCGAAATGGGTGCTGCAATGGCGCGATGAAGTCCTGGCCCGGGATGCTGTGATCCCCTTCGAATGCCTGACCCGGGTCAACCTGGCCAGCGAAGCGATGCTGTCTGCTCTCAAGGAGATCGGCTGCCGTCGGATTTACTTCGGCGCGGAATCAGGCTCCCAAAAAGTCCTCAACGCGATGAAGAAGGGAACTAAAGTCCAGCAAATCTATGAGGCAACGGCCCGATGCAAGCGCCTGGGGATCGAGACGTATTTCTTCATGATGGTGGGCTATCCCGGGGAGGAGCTCGAGGATCTCGAGCAGTCCGTGCGCTTGCTCCGCGAAACCCTCCCGGATCGCTTCAGTACCACCATCGCCTATCCACTCCCCGGCACGCCGTTCTATGAGCAGGTCCGCGATCGCCTGATGTTCGATTCCGAATGGAACATCGATTGGGATTACACCGCCCAGAACCGCTTGCTGTTTCGCCGGGAGAAATACGATACCCGCTTCTATCGCTGGGTGATCCGCTGGTTTCAGAAGGAGTGGGAGGACGCGCGCCTTCGGGCCGGCTGGCAGCCATCGTTTCTCCGGCGCGCGCGCATCCGGATCGGGCTGTGGATAGCCCGACGAATGGTCCGCCTCCTGGCCCGCTGGCCCAGCCGGCCGCTGGTGCGTTTCCACCCCGCTGAAGGAAGGTAA
- the gltB gene encoding glutamate synthase large subunit, with product MGRVAVFIALFIFYGPGSPGNASIVSDGGDPMEGFERRERDACGIGLLARPGGPADHGLLSMALQALERMSHRGATADDGLTGDGAGVLIAVPRRLFLRFLEAQGLRPPDPRRLAIVMAFLPTEPCAQREAREILHAALAGEGFHLLTWRPVPIRPDILGPRARATCPFIAQALLADERNDTPEGIDRRLYRARRRAERTAARQGIPLYVASASCRTIVYKALVLARDLARFYPDLADPDFETDFVIFHQRFSTNTLPAWERAQPFRTLCHNGEINTLQGNIHGMQAREAALASPIWGDTLEDLRPIIDRTGSDSAMLDNVVEFLVHSGYDIRHALRMLIPEAWEKSPDLDEAAWGFYAYHQSLIEPWDGPAAVLFTDGRFVGALLDRNGLRPLRVLRTIDGLLYCGSEIGALEIPPERVLKLERLGPGQMLAADLQTGRFQDPRALLMELSAQRPYAEWVRRHRVRLLEPPGAPALPDPEALLRRQIAFGYTAEELALILRPMARTGQEPIGSMGDDTPLAMLAGWPRPLYNFFKQRFAQVTNPPIDPLRETRVMSLTVLLGERANLLAPDERAAHQIELSSPILTPSQLQALSDLPDPAFRSRRLPILWPIAEGPTGLRRALEELCQAAEQAIAEGYRLLILSDEEADPQRAPIPALLAVAVLHHHLIRIGQRTRASLIVVSGEPREVHHFACLLGYGASAVCPYLAIETVAAMAAREREGGRSETPEEAIRHYIHAIEKGLLKVMARMGISTLDAYTGAQIFEIIGLERELVEWAFAGTPAVFGPVGLEEIARRVQTWHAAAFAAERPELPSPGFYKHRARGEFHALNPEAIRALQEAVRTPDALGEGFPEAYRRYRDFAALAHREPVDLRDRLRWESDRPPIPRDRVEPEEAILRRFSTAAMSHGALSPEAHEALAIAMNRLGLRSNSGEGGEDPERYGTERNSRAKQVASARFGVTPYYLISAEELQIKMAQGSKPGEGGHLPATKVTPEIARLRFAQPGIDLISPPPHHDIYSIEDLAQLIYDLKAIHPRAQVSVKLVSTIGVGVIAAGVAKAGADIILISGHAGGTGASPWSSIKNAGMPWEIGLAEAHRMLVACGLRDRVRLRVDGGLRTGRDVVIAALLGADEFSFGTVPLIALGCVMARVCHQNTCPTGVATQDPERRAKFAGRPEHVMAYLRMVAYEVREILASMGYARLGELIGRTDLLRATDDCVDWEAVLRAATPPPAVPAAPRVWSFALNDQIVRDAIHALSEGRPARGIYRIRNIDRAVGARLAGEIARRYREEGLPEGTVTLMFVGEAGQSFGAFAHRGMRLILIGAANDGVGKGLGGGELIIRPPRDLRDPSPVLIGNAALYGATGGWLFAAGRAGDRFAVRNSGAWAVVEGVGDHGCEYMTGGGVVILGPVGDNFGAGMTGGVAYVLDELEELQRRYNPQLVQIDPVEDPTEIAFLYGMLERHLRFTGSPRARALLERWPEPVACFRRIRPRGRASILLPPPESMPIPDLLIHALPEPSGLFIPDPTEAFIQPPSL from the coding sequence TGATGGGCTGACGGGAGATGGCGCGGGAGTGCTCATCGCAGTCCCTCGCCGGCTGTTCCTCCGTTTCCTCGAGGCCCAGGGCCTCCGTCCGCCCGACCCGAGGCGCCTGGCCATTGTCATGGCCTTCCTCCCAACCGAGCCCTGTGCGCAGAGGGAGGCCCGGGAGATCCTGCACGCGGCGCTCGCCGGGGAGGGATTTCACCTCCTGACCTGGCGTCCGGTTCCCATCCGCCCAGACATCCTGGGGCCACGGGCCCGGGCCACATGCCCCTTCATCGCTCAGGCGCTGCTGGCCGATGAGCGGAACGACACCCCCGAGGGGATCGACCGCCGCTTGTATCGCGCCCGCCGTCGAGCCGAGCGAACCGCAGCCCGCCAGGGGATTCCCCTCTATGTAGCTTCCGCATCCTGCCGCACGATTGTCTATAAAGCCCTGGTCCTGGCCCGGGATCTTGCCCGATTTTACCCGGACCTGGCGGATCCCGATTTCGAAACCGACTTCGTCATCTTCCATCAGCGCTTCAGCACCAACACCCTGCCGGCCTGGGAACGGGCCCAGCCCTTCCGCACCCTCTGCCACAACGGCGAGATTAACACCCTTCAGGGGAACATCCACGGCATGCAGGCCCGGGAGGCGGCCCTGGCCTCGCCGATCTGGGGAGACACCCTGGAGGATCTGCGACCGATTATCGATCGGACCGGCTCCGACTCCGCGATGCTGGACAACGTAGTGGAGTTCCTGGTCCACTCCGGCTATGATATCCGCCATGCCCTGCGCATGCTGATCCCCGAAGCATGGGAGAAATCTCCGGATCTCGACGAGGCGGCCTGGGGATTCTATGCCTACCATCAGAGCTTGATAGAGCCGTGGGATGGGCCGGCGGCCGTCCTGTTCACGGATGGTCGCTTCGTAGGCGCGCTGCTCGATCGCAACGGCCTGCGCCCATTGCGGGTGTTGCGCACCATCGACGGTCTGCTCTACTGTGGGTCGGAGATCGGCGCGCTGGAGATCCCCCCTGAACGTGTCCTGAAGCTGGAGCGCCTCGGGCCCGGCCAGATGCTGGCCGCGGATCTCCAGACCGGACGGTTCCAGGATCCCCGCGCGCTCCTGATGGAGCTCAGCGCTCAACGTCCTTACGCGGAATGGGTCCGCCGTCATCGCGTGCGCCTGCTGGAACCTCCCGGGGCCCCTGCCCTTCCGGATCCGGAGGCTCTTCTTCGACGACAGATCGCCTTCGGCTACACCGCCGAGGAGCTGGCGCTGATCCTCCGCCCCATGGCCCGCACCGGTCAGGAGCCGATCGGCTCGATGGGGGATGACACGCCGCTGGCGATGCTTGCGGGGTGGCCCCGGCCGCTTTACAACTTCTTCAAGCAGCGCTTCGCCCAGGTGACCAACCCGCCCATCGATCCCCTCCGGGAGACCCGGGTGATGTCCCTCACCGTGCTCCTGGGAGAGCGGGCCAATCTGCTGGCTCCCGACGAGCGAGCGGCTCACCAGATCGAGCTGTCCAGCCCCATCCTGACACCTTCCCAGCTGCAGGCCCTGAGCGATCTGCCCGACCCGGCCTTTCGATCGCGCCGGTTGCCCATCCTGTGGCCGATCGCGGAAGGCCCGACCGGCCTCCGGCGAGCGCTGGAGGAGCTGTGTCAGGCCGCGGAGCAGGCGATTGCCGAGGGCTACCGCTTGCTGATCCTGAGCGATGAGGAAGCGGATCCCCAGCGCGCGCCGATCCCAGCCCTGCTGGCCGTTGCTGTCCTGCACCACCATCTGATCCGGATCGGCCAGCGGACCCGGGCCAGCCTGATCGTCGTATCCGGAGAGCCCCGGGAGGTTCATCACTTCGCCTGCCTGCTGGGCTACGGGGCTTCGGCGGTTTGCCCCTATCTGGCCATCGAGACCGTGGCGGCCATGGCGGCGCGGGAACGCGAAGGTGGGCGCTCGGAAACCCCTGAGGAAGCGATCCGGCACTACATCCATGCGATCGAAAAAGGCCTGCTGAAGGTCATGGCCCGCATGGGGATCTCCACCCTGGACGCCTACACCGGGGCCCAGATCTTTGAGATCATCGGACTGGAACGGGAGCTGGTGGAGTGGGCCTTCGCCGGCACGCCGGCGGTCTTCGGCCCGGTCGGCCTGGAGGAGATCGCCCGGCGCGTGCAGACATGGCATGCGGCGGCCTTCGCCGCGGAACGTCCCGAACTGCCCTCTCCAGGTTTCTACAAGCATCGGGCACGGGGGGAATTCCACGCTCTGAACCCGGAGGCCATCCGGGCGCTTCAGGAAGCGGTGCGAACCCCGGACGCGCTGGGGGAAGGTTTCCCCGAGGCGTATCGTCGCTATCGGGACTTCGCCGCCCTTGCCCATCGGGAGCCGGTGGATCTGCGGGACCGGCTGCGCTGGGAGAGCGACCGCCCGCCGATCCCGCGGGATCGGGTGGAGCCGGAGGAGGCAATCCTCCGCCGCTTCTCCACAGCGGCGATGTCCCACGGGGCGCTCTCGCCGGAGGCCCACGAAGCCCTGGCGATCGCCATGAACCGCCTGGGGTTGCGCTCCAACAGCGGGGAGGGCGGTGAGGATCCAGAGCGCTACGGGACCGAACGCAACAGCCGGGCCAAGCAGGTGGCCTCCGCCCGCTTCGGGGTCACCCCGTATTACCTGATCTCCGCAGAGGAGCTTCAGATCAAGATGGCCCAGGGCTCCAAACCCGGGGAAGGGGGACATCTCCCGGCCACCAAGGTGACCCCGGAGATCGCCCGGCTGCGCTTCGCCCAGCCGGGCATCGACCTGATCTCGCCGCCCCCTCACCACGACATCTACAGCATCGAGGATCTGGCCCAGCTGATCTACGACCTCAAGGCCATCCACCCTCGGGCTCAGGTCTCCGTGAAGCTGGTCTCCACCATTGGGGTGGGGGTGATCGCGGCCGGCGTGGCCAAGGCCGGGGCGGATATCATTCTGATCAGCGGCCACGCCGGCGGGACCGGCGCTTCCCCCTGGTCCTCGATCAAGAACGCTGGGATGCCATGGGAGATCGGCCTGGCAGAAGCGCACCGGATGCTGGTGGCCTGCGGGTTGCGGGACCGTGTGCGGTTGCGGGTGGACGGGGGCCTGCGCACTGGGCGGGATGTGGTGATCGCCGCCCTTCTGGGGGCCGATGAATTCTCCTTCGGAACAGTGCCCCTCATCGCCCTGGGATGCGTAATGGCCCGGGTATGTCATCAGAACACGTGCCCCACGGGCGTCGCCACCCAGGACCCAGAGCGTCGGGCGAAGTTCGCCGGGCGCCCGGAGCACGTGATGGCCTACCTCCGCATGGTGGCCTATGAGGTGCGAGAGATCCTGGCCTCGATGGGCTATGCCCGCCTGGGGGAACTGATCGGGCGGACCGATCTCTTGAGGGCAACGGATGACTGCGTGGACTGGGAGGCTGTGCTCCGCGCCGCAACGCCGCCCCCGGCGGTCCCCGCTGCCCCCCGGGTCTGGTCCTTCGCCCTGAACGACCAGATTGTGCGGGATGCCATCCATGCGCTCAGTGAGGGCCGACCGGCGCGGGGGATCTACCGGATCCGGAACATCGATCGCGCGGTGGGCGCGCGGCTGGCGGGAGAGATCGCCCGGCGCTACCGGGAGGAAGGGTTGCCCGAAGGCACCGTCACGTTGATGTTCGTGGGGGAAGCGGGCCAGAGCTTCGGGGCCTTTGCCCATCGGGGCATGCGGCTGATCCTGATCGGGGCGGCCAACGATGGCGTGGGCAAGGGGCTGGGCGGCGGCGAGCTCATCATCCGTCCACCCCGCGATCTGCGGGATCCCTCCCCGGTGTTGATCGGGAACGCCGCCCTGTATGGAGCCACCGGCGGATGGCTTTTCGCGGCCGGGCGGGCCGGCGATCGCTTCGCGGTGCGCAACAGCGGGGCCTGGGCGGTAGTGGAAGGCGTGGGCGACCACGGCTGCGAGTATATGACCGGGGGTGGCGTTGTCATCCTGGGCCCCGTGGGGGATAACTTCGGCGCTGGAATGACAGGCGGCGTGGCTTACGTTCTGGATGAGCTGGAAGAGCTGCAGCGGCGCTACAATCCCCAACTCGTGCAGATCGACCCGGTGGAGGATCCCACAGAGATCGCCTTTCTATACGGGATGCTGGAGCGTCATCTGCGGTTCACGGGCAGCCCGCGGGCCCGGGCGCTCCTTGAACGCTGGCCGGAGCCCGTAGCCTGTTTCCGGCGCATTCGACCCCGGGGTCGGGCTTCTATCCTCCTGCCCCCGCCGGAATCCATGCCCATCCCCGATCTCCTGATCCATGCCCTGCCAGAACCATCCGGCCTCTTCATCCCGGATCCCACCGAGGCGTTCATCCAACCCCCATCGTTATAA